Proteins from a genomic interval of Pseudomonas asplenii:
- a CDS encoding tail fiber protein, which translates to MKSDDFFPVGSVIAYAGPLAATDTAPGINLDQIRSNLAKSGWLFCDGSSVPRDAFWQLYGVIGSAFGSQDDNSFNLPDLRGRFVRGVDGNSGNDLALSERTVSAQNGNSGNQVGSLQLDAFQGHEHNYKDVILGPATAQPGEGVPVYVPNSAPTPTTDMDEESPDGKPRISKETRPANLYLNYIIRYC; encoded by the coding sequence ATGAAAAGCGATGACTTCTTCCCTGTCGGCTCAGTGATTGCTTATGCTGGACCGTTGGCAGCAACTGACACCGCGCCCGGAATCAACCTGGATCAAATTCGCTCGAATCTTGCCAAATCAGGCTGGCTTTTCTGCGACGGTAGTTCCGTCCCCCGTGATGCTTTCTGGCAGTTGTATGGTGTTATCGGGAGCGCTTTCGGTTCCCAGGATGATAACAGTTTCAACCTTCCAGACCTGCGCGGTCGGTTCGTGCGTGGCGTGGATGGCAACAGCGGCAATGATCTGGCACTGAGCGAACGAACGGTATCCGCCCAGAATGGTAATAGCGGCAACCAGGTCGGATCTCTGCAACTGGATGCTTTTCAGGGCCACGAACACAACTACAAAGACGTGATTTTGGGTCCTGCCACCGCTCAACCCGGCGAAGGCGTACCCGTCTACGTTCCCAACTCGGCCCCGACCCCAACCACCGATATGGATGAAGAGAGTCCCGACGGCAAGCCACGCATTTCAAAGGAAACCCGCCCCGCGAACCTGTACCTCAATTACATCATTCGTTACTGCTGA
- a CDS encoding LysR family transcriptional regulator, producing MNRNELRKADINLMVVFEALMQERNVTRVAEKLFLGQPTISSALNRLRAMFNDPLFIRVGHRMEPTARAEELIQYLSPALDSLSNALSLTHDFDPASSTMTFRIGLSDDVEFGLLPNLLRALRQEAPNVMIVVQHVDYWRIPDLLASGDITVGISQTRGLPANAKRKLLRHIQPMILRADASSTPMSLDEYCARPHVLVSHTANISSLADEWLAEIGRKRHVVLSVPQYSALPALLAGTDLIAGLPDYAALAMAASGSVFAEPVPFKVPTLDLSMVWLGIVDTDPAERWLRSRLEKFMSDRVL from the coding sequence ATGAATCGCAACGAACTGCGCAAGGCCGATATCAACCTGATGGTGGTGTTCGAAGCGCTGATGCAGGAGCGCAACGTCACACGGGTAGCGGAAAAACTGTTTCTGGGTCAGCCGACCATCAGCTCGGCACTCAATCGCCTGCGGGCGATGTTCAATGATCCATTGTTCATTCGTGTCGGTCACCGCATGGAACCGACCGCTCGCGCCGAAGAACTCATTCAGTATCTGTCGCCTGCATTGGATTCGTTGTCCAACGCCCTGAGCCTGACCCACGACTTCGACCCGGCCAGCAGCACCATGACTTTTCGTATCGGCCTGTCGGACGATGTCGAGTTCGGTCTGTTGCCCAACCTGTTGCGCGCCCTGCGTCAGGAGGCGCCGAATGTGATGATCGTGGTCCAGCACGTCGACTACTGGCGCATCCCGGATCTGCTCGCTTCGGGCGATATCACCGTTGGCATCAGCCAGACCCGTGGCCTGCCGGCCAATGCCAAGCGCAAGCTGTTGCGGCATATCCAGCCGATGATCCTGCGCGCCGATGCTTCGTCGACGCCCATGAGCCTGGATGAATACTGCGCCCGCCCGCATGTGCTGGTGTCCCACACGGCGAATATCAGCAGCCTGGCCGACGAGTGGCTGGCGGAAATCGGTCGCAAGCGCCACGTGGTGCTGTCGGTACCGCAATACAGCGCCTTGCCGGCCCTGCTGGCAGGGACTGATCTGATCGCCGGGCTACCGGATTACGCGGCGCTGGCCATGGCCGCGTCGGGCTCGGTGTTTGCCGAACCGGTGCCGTTCAAGGTGCCGACCCTCGATCTGTCGATGGTCTGGCTCGGCATCGTCGACACCGATCCGGCAGAGCGCTGGTTGCGTTCGCGGTTGGAAAAATTCATGAGCGATCGCGTGCTCTGA